The Thiosulfativibrio zosterae genome has a window encoding:
- the fabG gene encoding 3-oxoacyl-ACP reductase FabG, which yields MLSGKIAFVTGASRGIGKAIALDLAKNGATVIGTATSDSGAANITEYLAEFGGVGKCLNVTDGQMITDVLAEITEQFGVPTILVNNAGITRDNLLMRMKDEEWDDIIQTNLTSVFRMSKACLRGMMKAKGGCIINIASVVGVMGNAGQTNYAAAKAGIMGFTKSLAREVGSKNVTVNTVAPGFIDTDMTRALPQEQRDALAQQIPLKRLGEPEDIARTVTFLASQGGTYITGQTINVNGGMYMSS from the coding sequence ATGTTATCTGGAAAAATTGCATTTGTAACCGGCGCTAGCCGTGGAATTGGTAAGGCGATAGCCTTGGATTTGGCTAAGAATGGCGCAACGGTCATCGGGACAGCGACTTCTGATTCAGGTGCTGCAAATATTACCGAATATTTGGCAGAGTTTGGTGGCGTTGGCAAATGTTTAAATGTCACAGATGGTCAAATGATTACCGATGTATTGGCTGAAATTACAGAGCAGTTTGGTGTTCCCACTATTTTGGTGAATAACGCAGGGATTACTCGCGATAACCTTTTGATGCGTATGAAAGACGAGGAATGGGATGATATTATTCAAACCAATTTAACCTCAGTATTCCGTATGTCTAAGGCTTGTTTGCGCGGCATGATGAAAGCTAAAGGTGGTTGTATTATCAATATCGCATCTGTTGTGGGTGTTATGGGTAATGCAGGTCAAACCAATTATGCAGCAGCTAAGGCCGGTATTATGGGCTTTACCAAATCTTTGGCACGCGAAGTGGGTTCAAAGAATGTCACGGTTAATACCGTTGCACCTGGTTTTATAGATACCGATATGACGCGTGCTTTACCTCAAGAGCAAAGAGATGCTTTGGCACAACAAATCCCTCTGAAACGCTTGGGTGAGCCAGAAGATATTGCCAGAACCGTGACCTTTTTGGCGTCGCAAGGCGGCACTTATATTACAGGCCAAACCATTAATGTGAATGGTGGCATGTATATGTCGTCTTGA
- a CDS encoding YceD family protein, translating to MLNKLPNLIDPIHAVQHHKRFDARVNQGLFPRLVEATVSHDNDVEISISFYYDRGLKFPAFEMQLNTTLVLECQRSLKAFDYPFQAKVKGVFVESLALADDVPEEVEVYELPSETISLMEIVEDELLLNIPLAPIDESSEMLLISVGTLPETAEAEIELESKPNPFAVLQGLGKK from the coding sequence ATGTTAAATAAGCTACCAAATTTAATTGATCCGATTCACGCTGTGCAACATCATAAGCGATTTGATGCCAGAGTCAATCAGGGTTTATTTCCGCGTTTGGTCGAAGCCACTGTGTCGCATGACAATGATGTTGAAATATCAATTTCATTTTATTACGACCGAGGGCTAAAGTTTCCAGCTTTCGAAATGCAACTCAATACCACTTTAGTATTAGAGTGTCAGCGCTCATTAAAAGCGTTTGATTATCCATTTCAAGCTAAAGTAAAAGGCGTGTTTGTAGAATCGTTAGCCCTAGCCGACGATGTGCCTGAAGAAGTGGAAGTTTACGAATTACCTTCTGAAACTATCTCATTAATGGAAATAGTTGAAGATGAGTTGTTGCTAAATATACCGCTCGCACCGATAGATGAGTCGTCAGAGATGTTGTTAATCTCGGTGGGAACTTTGCCAGAAACGGCGGAAGCAGAAATAGAATTAGAATCGAAACCGAATCCTTTTGCAGTTTTGCAGGGCTTAGGAAAAAAGTAA
- the fabF gene encoding beta-ketoacyl-ACP synthase II: MSKRRVVITGLGCVTPLGNNVKDTWDAILAGKSGIAPLTGFDTTGFAVTFGGEIKGFNIEDYISAKEAKKMDPFIHYGMAAGTQALLDSGLEVTEENAFRIGVSIGSGIGGISSIEKQHATLVNSGPRRVSPFFVPSSIINMISGNLSIMHGLKGPNLAISTACATGTHSIGDAARLIQFGDVDVMVAGGAEYATTPLGVAGFAAAKALSTRNDDPLSASRPWDKGRDGFVLSDGAGVVVLEEYEHAKARGARIYAEFMGFGMSGDAYHMTKPADGGEGGARCVKQTLLNAGLNPDQIQYINAHGTSTPAGDVCEAAAVKSVFGQHAYNLTVSSTKSMTGHALGAAGGMEAVFTALAIYEQVMPPTMNLEDPEEGCDLDFVQGEARQAKIDYALSNSLGFGGTNASIILGKL, from the coding sequence TTGAGCAAGCGCCGCGTTGTGATTACTGGATTGGGTTGTGTAACACCTTTGGGAAATAATGTTAAGGATACCTGGGATGCGATTTTGGCTGGTAAAAGTGGTATTGCCCCTTTAACAGGCTTTGATACCACAGGTTTTGCCGTTACTTTTGGCGGTGAAATTAAGGGATTTAATATAGAAGATTATATCTCTGCCAAAGAAGCCAAAAAGATGGACCCCTTTATTCACTATGGCATGGCGGCCGGTACTCAAGCTTTGTTAGACTCCGGTTTAGAAGTCACGGAAGAAAATGCTTTTAGAATTGGCGTCTCCATAGGTTCAGGGATCGGTGGGATTTCATCTATTGAGAAGCAACACGCTACTTTAGTCAATTCTGGACCAAGACGCGTATCGCCATTTTTTGTACCCAGCTCAATCATTAACATGATTTCAGGCAACCTTTCTATTATGCATGGTTTAAAAGGTCCTAATTTAGCCATCAGTACCGCCTGTGCCACGGGAACTCACTCCATTGGCGATGCAGCACGCTTAATCCAATTTGGGGATGTCGATGTCATGGTCGCTGGTGGCGCAGAATATGCCACAACGCCTTTAGGTGTGGCAGGCTTTGCAGCCGCTAAAGCCTTGTCTACTCGAAACGATGATCCTCTAAGCGCCAGTCGTCCTTGGGATAAAGGTCGTGATGGATTTGTACTCAGTGATGGTGCGGGTGTTGTGGTTTTGGAAGAGTATGAACACGCCAAAGCTCGCGGGGCTCGAATTTATGCTGAGTTTATGGGCTTTGGAATGTCGGGTGATGCTTATCACATGACTAAGCCAGCAGACGGAGGAGAAGGTGGTGCTCGCTGTGTCAAACAAACATTGCTGAATGCAGGCTTAAATCCTGATCAAATTCAGTACATCAATGCGCATGGTACTTCAACCCCAGCGGGTGATGTGTGTGAAGCGGCGGCGGTAAAATCAGTGTTTGGACAACATGCTTATAACCTAACCGTTAGTTCTACCAAATCCATGACAGGCCACGCCCTCGGTGCTGCTGGAGGGATGGAAGCTGTATTTACCGCTTTAGCGATTTATGAGCAAGTGATGCCCCCCACCATGAACCTTGAAGACCCAGAAGAAGGCTGTGATTTGGATTTTGTGCAAGGTGAAGCGCGTCAAGCTAAGATTGATTACGCCCTATCAAACTCTCTTGGTTTTGGTGGCACCAATGCGTCGATTATTTTAGGCAAGCTCTGA
- the acpP gene encoding acyl carrier protein, with protein sequence MSSIEERVKKIVVEQLGVEESQVTPDASFIDDLGADSLDTVELVMALEEEFDCEIPDEEAEKISTLAQATAYVNAHLEA encoded by the coding sequence ATGAGCAGTATTGAAGAAAGAGTTAAGAAAATCGTTGTTGAGCAACTAGGTGTTGAAGAATCTCAAGTAACACCAGATGCATCATTCATTGACGATTTAGGTGCAGATTCTCTTGATACAGTTGAACTAGTTATGGCTTTAGAAGAAGAATTTGATTGCGAAATTCCTGATGAAGAAGCTGAAAAAATCTCTACACTTGCACAAGCAACTGCTTATGTGAATGCCCACCTAGAAGCTTAA
- the fabD gene encoding ACP S-malonyltransferase yields MSYAFVFPGQGSQSVGMLAELAAEYPLVTDIFARASAVLGYDLWDVVQNGPEETLNKTDVTQPAMLTAGYAVYQVLLSQKAVAPAFMAGHSLGEYTALVASGALTLEQGVELVAERGRLMQSAVPAGTGAMAAVLGLEDAQVVTVCAEVDGVVEAVNFNSPGQVVIAGTKDAVDEAIPKMEAAGASRVVPLAVSVPSHCSLMKPAADALAIKLSTMDFNLPTVPVLHNVAVESYQDVAQIKQALVAQLYQPVQWVKTVQTMQAQGVTDLYELGPGKVLMGLNRRIDRKMGMKPVLDVASLNAALETL; encoded by the coding sequence ATGTCATATGCATTTGTATTCCCGGGTCAAGGCTCACAATCGGTTGGTATGTTGGCTGAATTGGCCGCAGAATACCCCTTGGTTACAGACATTTTTGCCAGAGCTTCTGCGGTTTTGGGTTACGATTTGTGGGATGTGGTTCAAAATGGACCAGAAGAAACGCTGAATAAAACCGATGTCACTCAACCCGCCATGTTGACTGCTGGCTATGCCGTTTATCAAGTTTTGTTATCGCAAAAAGCTGTAGCTCCAGCATTTATGGCGGGGCATTCTTTGGGTGAATATACGGCATTGGTTGCTTCAGGTGCCTTAACGCTGGAACAGGGCGTTGAATTGGTTGCCGAGCGTGGGCGCTTAATGCAATCTGCTGTACCAGCGGGTACCGGTGCTATGGCAGCTGTTTTAGGTTTAGAAGATGCTCAGGTTGTTACTGTGTGTGCCGAGGTTGATGGTGTTGTTGAAGCGGTTAATTTTAACTCTCCTGGGCAGGTGGTTATTGCAGGCACAAAAGATGCCGTTGACGAAGCGATCCCCAAAATGGAAGCCGCTGGCGCAAGTCGTGTTGTGCCTTTAGCCGTGAGTGTACCGTCTCATTGTTCACTCATGAAACCGGCGGCAGATGCTTTAGCCATTAAGTTGTCTACCATGGACTTTAATTTGCCGACAGTGCCGGTGTTACATAATGTGGCGGTAGAATCTTATCAAGATGTCGCGCAAATTAAACAAGCGCTGGTGGCCCAATTGTATCAACCTGTGCAATGGGTAAAAACCGTTCAGACGATGCAGGCGCAGGGTGTGACAGATTTATATGAGTTGGGGCCAGGCAAAGTATTGATGGGGCTTAACCGTCGAATTGATCGCAAAATGGGTATGAAGCCTGTTTTAGATGTTGCTTCGCTGAATGCAGCGCTTGAAACGCTATAA
- a CDS encoding beta-ketoacyl-ACP synthase III: protein MNQRIYSRIIGTGGYLPEKVVTNFDLEKIVETSDAWIRERTGIEERRIAADDQTTCDLAEKASIEALKMAAINSQELDLIIVATTTPDKTFPSTACLLQTRLGNRCAPAFDIQAVCTGFVYALSVADQFIQTGMAKKVLVVGAETLSRITNWEDRNTCVLFGDGAGAVILEASTKPGILSTHIHADGQYEELLHVPSGVSKRPLTDDIAERTMSMKGNEVFKVAVNTLSSIASETLEANGMVKEDLDWLVPHQANMRIIMATAKKLKLRDDQTVITVNKHANTSSASVPMALNEAIRDGRIQRGQTLLLEAFGGGFTWGSALIKY, encoded by the coding sequence ATGAATCAAAGAATCTACAGTCGTATTATTGGAACAGGTGGGTATTTACCTGAAAAAGTCGTCACTAATTTTGACTTAGAAAAGATTGTTGAAACCAGTGATGCATGGATTCGTGAGCGCACGGGTATCGAAGAAAGACGCATAGCCGCCGATGACCAAACAACCTGTGATTTGGCTGAAAAAGCATCCATTGAAGCCCTTAAAATGGCGGCGATAAACTCACAAGAATTAGATTTAATTATTGTGGCAACCACGACGCCTGATAAAACTTTTCCGAGTACGGCTTGTTTGCTACAAACGCGCTTGGGTAATCGTTGCGCGCCAGCTTTTGATATTCAGGCGGTTTGCACGGGCTTTGTTTATGCCTTGAGTGTGGCAGATCAGTTTATCCAAACCGGTATGGCAAAGAAAGTGTTGGTGGTTGGTGCGGAAACGCTGTCTCGTATCACCAACTGGGAAGATCGCAATACTTGCGTGTTGTTTGGCGATGGCGCGGGTGCGGTTATTTTAGAGGCATCGACTAAGCCTGGCATTCTTTCAACACATATACACGCAGATGGTCAATACGAAGAATTGTTACATGTACCTTCGGGTGTTTCAAAGCGTCCACTAACTGACGATATTGCAGAACGCACCATGAGCATGAAAGGCAATGAAGTATTTAAAGTGGCTGTGAATACGCTCAGTTCCATCGCCAGTGAAACCCTAGAAGCTAATGGCATGGTCAAAGAAGATTTAGACTGGCTAGTGCCTCATCAAGCCAATATGCGGATTATTATGGCGACGGCAAAAAAATTAAAATTGCGTGATGACCAAACAGTTATTACCGTTAATAAACACGCGAATACTTCAAGCGCATCTGTGCCTATGGCCTTAAATGAAGCCATTCGTGATGGCCGAATTCAGCGCGGACAAACCTTATTATTAGAAGCCTTTGGTGGTGGATTCACCTGGGGTTCAGCTTTAATTAAATATTGA
- the rpmF gene encoding 50S ribosomal protein L32, which translates to MAVQKSRKTPSRRGMRRSHDSLNAAAITVDQTTGEVHRRHHVTADGFYKGKKVIEK; encoded by the coding sequence ATGGCTGTTCAAAAGAGTCGTAAAACCCCATCAAGACGCGGAATGCGTCGTTCGCATGATTCATTAAACGCTGCTGCAATCACTGTTGATCAAACAACGGGTGAAGTGCACCGTCGTCATCATGTAACTGCTGACGGTTTTTACAAAGGTAAAAAAGTTATTGAGAAATAA
- the plsX gene encoding phosphate acyltransferase PlsX, whose amino-acid sequence MTIHIAIDAMGGDHGVSVTVPAALHALKDFSDIHINLVGNQALIEAELASKSFDKNRLSITHAEQVVDMDELPSKALRNKRQSSMRLAVNLVKDDVAQACVSAGNTGALMAISKFVLKTIPGIDRPAICTSMPTMKGHVHVLDLGANVGSEGESLAQFAVMGSVLAKAIDGNPKPRIGLLNIGEEEIKGHQRIKDANSLLKLIDINYIGYVEGDDIYKGNVDVVSCDGFDGNIALKASEGVAKMIGFYLKAAFNRNLFTKFIGLLSYPVLKAFKEKVDPRRYNGASFLGLRKIVIKSHGGADAFSFFHAIAEARLEVQKNVPALIAQEVATLLTPQVIEATHNEI is encoded by the coding sequence TTGACAATTCATATTGCCATAGACGCAATGGGCGGCGACCACGGAGTTTCCGTAACTGTGCCAGCAGCATTGCATGCTTTAAAAGATTTTTCAGATATTCATATTAATCTTGTTGGAAATCAGGCATTGATTGAAGCCGAGTTGGCTTCTAAATCATTTGATAAAAATCGCTTGAGCATTACCCATGCAGAGCAAGTGGTTGATATGGATGAGCTGCCTTCTAAAGCGTTACGCAACAAGCGTCAATCTTCGATGCGCTTGGCTGTTAACTTGGTGAAAGATGATGTGGCTCAGGCGTGTGTCAGTGCGGGAAATACCGGCGCTTTGATGGCCATTTCAAAGTTTGTTTTAAAAACCATTCCGGGTATTGATCGCCCAGCGATATGCACCAGTATGCCTACCATGAAAGGTCATGTTCATGTCTTGGATTTAGGCGCGAATGTGGGTTCAGAGGGCGAAAGCTTAGCGCAGTTTGCCGTGATGGGGTCTGTTTTGGCAAAAGCCATTGATGGAAATCCTAAGCCGCGTATTGGTTTGCTCAATATTGGCGAAGAAGAAATTAAGGGGCATCAACGCATTAAAGATGCCAATAGTCTTTTGAAGCTGATCGATATTAACTATATTGGTTATGTGGAAGGCGATGACATTTACAAAGGCAATGTGGATGTGGTGTCTTGTGATGGTTTTGATGGCAATATTGCGTTGAAAGCCAGCGAAGGTGTCGCCAAGATGATTGGTTTTTACTTAAAAGCAGCCTTTAATCGTAACCTTTTCACTAAATTTATAGGTTTGTTGTCTTATCCCGTTTTGAAAGCTTTTAAAGAAAAAGTCGACCCAAGACGCTATAATGGTGCTTCATTTTTAGGCTTGCGTAAAATTGTGATTAAAAGTCATGGTGGCGCAGATGCATTTTCTTTCTTTCACGCCATCGCTGAGGCGCGTCTAGAAGTGCAAAAAAATGTACCCGCATTAATAGCGCAAGAAGTTGCTACTTTATTAACGCCCCAAGTCATCGAAGCTACTCATAACGAAATATAA
- a CDS encoding Maf family protein, giving the protein MSKITDFPQIILASSSVFRRQLLEKLHIPFQYVSPDIDETRLSHESLTDMIDRLSIAKAKAVADSHKNCIIIASDQSAFLNNEVLNKPGNYETAFEQLKNASGQIIEFHTGLVVLDTRKTPINIQCHHDITRVHFRNLSKEQIHSYLTLEEPFQCAGSFKSEGLGITLFSKIESTDPNALIGLPLIALTDCLNTLGIELPYLVKNA; this is encoded by the coding sequence ATGTCAAAAATTACAGACTTTCCGCAAATCATCCTAGCCTCTAGCTCGGTCTTTAGACGCCAACTCTTGGAAAAACTTCACATTCCTTTTCAATATGTTAGCCCAGATATTGATGAAACACGCTTAAGTCATGAAAGCCTAACAGACATGATTGACCGTCTGTCTATAGCAAAGGCTAAAGCCGTTGCCGACAGCCATAAAAACTGCATTATTATTGCGTCTGATCAAAGTGCCTTTTTGAATAACGAGGTACTTAACAAACCTGGTAACTATGAAACGGCATTTGAGCAACTTAAAAACGCCAGCGGGCAGATCATAGAATTTCACACCGGACTGGTCGTTTTAGACACTCGGAAAACGCCTATTAATATTCAATGTCATCATGACATCACGCGCGTTCACTTTAGAAACCTTAGCAAAGAGCAAATTCACAGCTACCTAACGCTTGAAGAACCCTTTCAATGTGCTGGCAGTTTTAAATCTGAAGGCTTGGGCATTACCCTCTTTAGCAAAATTGAGTCTACCGACCCGAATGCACTGATCGGCCTCCCTTTAATCGCCTTAACCGATTGCTTAAATACTCTAGGTATTGAATTGCCATACTTGGTTAAAAACGCTTAA